GGCTTCATGGCCTGTTCCAGCTCGCTGCGCGTCATGCCGACGCCGGTGTCGCGGATGCGCAGCACGACGCTGCCGTTCGCCTCGTAAGCGGTGGAGACGACGATCTGCCCGCCGGACGGCGTGAAGCGGATGGCGTTAGACAGGATGTTGAGCGCGATCTGCTTGATCGAGCGCAGGTCCGCCACGATCTGCGGCACGTTGGCCGCAAGCGAGGTGCGGATGATGACGCGCTGGGCGTTCGCTTGCGGCTGCACCAGCGAGACGGCTTCCGCGATCGTCTCGTTGAGGCCGACCGCCGTGAACTCGAGGTCCATTTCCCCCGCCTCGATCTTGGAGATGTCCAGGAGGTCGTTGACGATGTCGAGCACATGGCGGCCGGAGCGGCCGATGTCGTTGGCATACTCGATATAGCGCGGATGACCGATCGGCCCGAAGCGCTCCGTCGCCATCATGTCGGAAAAGCCGATGATGGCGTTGAGCGGCGTGCGGATCTCGTGGCTGACGCGGGCGAGGAAATCGCTCTTGTGGGCGTTGGCGGTCTCGGCGGCGCGCTTGGCGTTGCGCAGCTCCTCTTCCGTGCGCTTCCACTGTGTGATGTCGCGGATGACGGCGCAATAGCCGGAGGAGGACGAGAGACGCCCCATGGTCATGAAGAGCGGGATGAAGCCGCCGGCCGCCTCGCGGCCGATGACCTCGCGCCCGTCGTTGAGCACGCTCGCGACCCCGTGGCCGGAAAGGCCGGCGAGATAGTCCAGCACCGCCTTCTGGCTTTCGTGGGCGAAGAGCATGGCGAAGGGCCGGCCGCGCGTCTCGTCCTCGTCATAGTTGAAGAGGGCGCTCGCCGAGCGGTTCATCGAGCGGATATCGCCGTCCTGGCCGACGACGACCACGCCATCCGTCGCCGTCTCGAGGACGGAGCGCAATTCGCTGACCTCGATGCGCAGCGCGGAAATGGCGGCCTGGTCGGCGGTGCGTTCCTCGGTTTCGGCGGGGGCGGCGGGCGTTTCCACCAGCGACAGCGCCGGCTTCTCCTGAACTGGCGTCAGCGCCAGCATGAGGGCGGTGCCGTCTTCCCAGCGGATCGATTGCAGGCGCGCGCGAACGGCGCTCGTGCTCTCGCCGTCGGCATGGCGCAGCGCCATGGTGCCGTCGCCGTCCTGCGCATCCTCGTCCGGGCCGGCAAGCAGGATGTCCAGGCCACCCGAGGCTTCGAGGTCCTCCATGCTGCCATAACCGGTCAGGCGGAAGAATTCCGGATTGGCATGGATCAGCCGGTCGCCGACATGGACGAGCAGCGCGACGGGCAGGGCATCGACCACGGCGGCGGTGAGGCCGTAGTCCATTTGCCGGCGCGAGGGGGTGAAGCCCGCGCGCTCGTCCGCATGTTCCTCGTGCAGCAGGTCGTCGGCATGGGGGCCGATTTCGAGGCCGGGCATTTCCGTTTCCGCGATGCTGGCGACGGGTTCCTCCACCGGCTGGTCCGTGACGATCTCCCAGTCTGTCTCATCGGTGCTTGCAGTCTCGGCGGGCACGTTCGTCGCTGCATCCTGCGGACGATCCTCCGGCTTGCGCTTGCCGAAAGTCTCGCCGAGCTGGCGGGCGATCTCACGGAAGGCCGCCTGCTCGCCGGTGGAAAGGCCATCGAACAGCCCGCCGCGATTGCGACGCGCTTCGAGTTGCACGACCTTGTCGGAGTGCCGGCGGGAAGGGGTCTCGACGAGACGCAGCGCCGGCCGTTCGCCGCGGAAGGCGTCCAGTTCGTCATCGGGTGTTGCCGTCGCGTCGACGGATGGGGCTCCCGCCGCTTCGTCGGGCGTATCCGGCGCGGAGGGAACATCTTCCTGCGTTGCATCAGGGGGGGTGCCGGCATCTGCCGGGATGTCTTCCGCTGCGTCTGGCGTTTCGTTCGCCGTGCTCTCCAGCAACGCGCCGGTTTCTTCGGCCAGCACTCCCTCGACGAACGCCTCGTCCGTCTCGGTGAGCGTCAGCCCGCGCGCATGCGGATCGGCGACCGCATCGGCGATGCGCACGATGCCGAAGCCGCGGAAACCGTCGAATTCGCGACTGCGCGAATAGGTGGGCAGGGCGGCGAGATCGACCGGAACGACAAGGTTCGTGCCTTCGACCGGCCAGAGGATCGTCTTGCCGGACCAGGTATCGCGTCGGCGCAGGAGGTCGCCGATCCGGCCGTCCGGGTCGAGATCGAAGCGGCGGGCGACATCGGTGAAGCGTTCGCCGGAGATCGCGGCGGCATGCGGGCCGACGGCGGCGGAAAATTCGTCGGAAATCTCGCTGAAGCAGCCCTCCGCATCAATCTTCCAGACGAAGCGGATCGGGCGGCCCTGCGGATTGAAGGCGAAGCCGGGTTGGACGGCAGCCTCCGCATCCTCGTCGGCTCCGCTTTCTGCGGCAGCCTCCTGCCCGGGCGTCTCACCGGTAATTTCAGGTGCCGGCTCGGGTGTGGTGCCGGGCAGCGGTTCATCGGCTGCGACGATCGCCGGCTCGGGCTCGGCAACCGCTTCCTCGGGCGCTGACGCCGCAAGGCTGACGGCCTCCTTCTCCACGGTCTGTTCGCTTTGTGCCGCCGCCGGCTCCGGGGCATCCGTCACATCCGCGGTGTCTTCCGCAACCTCGTGGCTGGCGGCCGGCGTGTCGGCAATGGCTTCCTCTACCTCGTCCTCCTGCGGATCGAGATGCCCAAGGATGGTCTCGACGGCAAAGAGCAGGTGCAGGGCCGGATCATCGGAAATGCGGCCGATGGCGGCGGGCAGGTGCCCACGTCCCGTAGCGACGGGGCGTTTGACGAGGTGCTCGGCGCTGCGGCCGGCGGCCTCGACGAGCGAGCGGCGCGTCTGCGCGGTGATGGCAAGGCTGTCGAAGCTCTCCGAGGCCGCAATCACAGTGCCGTCGCCGTCGAGCACGGCCATATGCGTGTCCGGATCGTCGAAGCCGGCAAGCATGGCCGCAGCGGCGTCCTCCGCGCTGTGCCGGGCGGCGGTGACGGGTGCGCTGAAGAGGATCGCCTCCTCGCCGGGACGGATGGTGACGTTCTCGACGGTGGCGTTCACCGGCACGCTGCGGAAGCCGCTGCCGATGCGCATGAGGAAGCTGCGGCGCTCGCCCGGGGCCTGCGCCTGGCGGGCCGTTGCGGCAAGCTGACGGAAGGCGACGTCGGCGCGGTCCGGGCCGGCGTCGAGGAAGTCGTAGATATTGTCCTGGCCGAAGAGGGCCGCGCCCCGGCCGTTCGACCAGAGCACGCGCGCCATGTCCTTCGAAAACAGCACGACGGCCTCGCCCCTCGCGAAGGGCTGGCTTACCCGCTCGTGCACGGCGACGTCGATGAAGGGATACTGCTTTGCGGACATGTTCAGGCCTGTGTCTGGCTTCCGGCGCCCCGGCTTTCGATTAACGCTTTATTAATAGCGGCGCATAGGCGGAGGGTCCAGCGTCCGGGCCTTGCAGCCCCGGGCTTTCGGGCGGAAGGGTTAACGCCTCCCGGCATTTATTGTGCATCGCACAAAATTGTTGCAATGCGAAAGAAGATCGACTATATACAGCCCATCCAAGAACCCGGCGCCTCTTGAGAGGGCCAAACCAAGGAGCGCATGCAATGGCTACCAAGAAGACCGACGACGTATTCTCGATCGCATCCATCGACCCGTCCAAGCTTTCCGAAAGCTTCCGCGAGTTCGCCGAAAAGGGCGCAACCCAGACCAAGGAAGCCTATGCCAAGATGAAGGAAGCTGCCGAAGACGCAACGAAGACCGTTGAAGCGACGCTCGAAAGCGCGCAGGCCGGCTCCGTCGAACTCGGCCTCAAGGCCATCGAAGCCCTCCGCACCAATGCCGAGAACTCGCTTTCGCATATGGAAGCCCTGCTCGGCGTGAAGTCGGTTGCCGAACTCTTCGAACTGCAGACCGCTTTCCTGCGCAAGCAGGCCGAAGTCGCCGTCGAGCAGGCCAAGACCCTTCAGGAAACCTCCAAGAAGGTCGCCGAGAAGGTCACGGCTCCGGTCAAGTCCGCCTCCGAGAAGGCCATGAAGTCCTTCAAGACCGTCTAAGTCGCCGATAGCGCGAATATAGGCGCTATGTTAGAATGGCCGGGCGGATCGTCCGGCCATTTTCGTTTGTGGGCGACGCAAAAAGAGCTTGAAAAATGGTGCGGCTGCCCGTATGTGACGCACCAACGACGCCGAAAGCGTCCTGTGCGGTTGTAGCTCAGTTGGTTAGAGCGCAGGTTTGTGGCACCTGAGGTCGGTGGTTCGACCCCACTCAACCGTACCATTCCCCTCTCCCAGTCAGTCTAATAGTCACGAGGACTTACCGGGAGAGGGGAAGTCTTCCTTCCCCCTTGCATATGTCTTGGCCGTATCAGAGCCAGCCGTTCTTGCGGAACCTCCAGTAGAGGAATGCGCAGGTCGCGGCGATGGTGGACAGCACCATCGGGTAGCCGTAATGCATCCTGAGTTCGGGCATGTCGCTGAAATTCATGCCGTAGATGCCGGCAAGCGCGGTCGGCACGGCGAGGATCGCCGCCCATGAGGCCAGCTTCTTGGAGATCGCCGTTTCCTGGCTCTGGCCGACCAGCAGGCTCGCCTCGAAGGCGAAGGCCAGCACTTCGCGCAGGCTGTCGATCTTTTCCTGCACCGTGCGGATGTGGTCGGAGACGTCGCGGAACAGCGGATGCATGGCGGGCTGTATCTGCGGAAGGTCGGCGCTCGTCAGCCGCCGGCAGACCTCCACCAGCGGCAGCGCGGCATTGCGTAGCCGCAGGAGGTCGCGCCGCATCATGTAGAGCCGTTCGATATCCGCCGCCGTCATCGGCTTGACGAGAACCTTGTCCTCGATTTCCTCTACCTCGTATTCGAGCTGCTCCAGCACCGGCATGTAGTTGTCGACGATGAAATCGAGGATGGCATAGAGGACGACGTCCTCGCCCTTGGCCAGCGAATGCGGACAGCTCTCCCAATGCTCGCGCACCGTGGCGTAGGAGGTGGAGGGGCCATGCCGCACGCTGACGATATAGCCCTTGCCGACGAAAAGATGCGTTTCTCCGAAGGTGACGCGGCGGTCGATCAACTGTGCGGTGCGCGCGACGATGAACAGCGCCTCGCCATATTGCTCCAGCTTGGGGCGCTGGTGCGGATGCTCGGCGTCCTCGATCGCAAGATCGTGCAGGTTGAATTGCGCCTGGACGCGCAGCAGAAGCTCGCGGCTCGGTTCCAGAAGCCCGATCCAGACGACATGGCCTTCCCGCGTCGCCCATGCGCCGGCGTCCTCGATGGGGATATCGGCGATGCGCTTGCCGCCTGAATAGACGCTCGAGGCGACGATGCCGCCTTCCGCCGAATCCGGCACGAACTTGCGGATATGATCCATCGCCATCCTCCGACCACAGGAAGGCCAGTCTAGCGCAATTCAGCGACGCCTCACAGAAAGATCCCGTGTTCCTGGCGTACGAGTTCCTGCACGAATTCGGCGACGGTGCGCACGCGCGTCAGGTCGCGTGCGCTTTCGTGCCAGGTCGTCCAGTAGGCGCGGCGGATCGAGGTTTCCGGCAGCAGGCGGACAAGTTCGGGATATTGGCGGGCGATGTAATCGTGCAGGATGCCGACGCCCGCGCCCGAGCGCACCGCCTCCGTCTGGCCGGTGGCGCTGGAGATTTCGAAACCGGCGTCCCAGCTTCGCATGATCTCGCCGGTGAAATTGAGCGAGGCCGTGAAAATCAGGTCTTCCACATAGCCGACGCGCCGGTGCGCCTTCAGGTCCTCGACGGTTTCCGGTGTGCCGTTTTCCGCAAGATAGTCACGCGAAGCATAGAGGCCCAGCGTGTAATCCGTGAGTTTCGAGGAGACGAGGCGGCCCTGTTCCGGCCTCTCCAGCGTGATGGCGATATCGGCCTCGCGCTGGGAGAGCGAGAAGGAGCGCGGCACGGGCACGAGCTGGATCTTCAGCTCCGGGTGTCGCGCCGTCAGCCGGCCGAGGCGCGGGGCGAGGAAGGAGACGCCGAAGCCGTCCGGCGCGCCGACGCGCACGGTGCCGGCGACGGCTGTATCGATGCGGCCGATGCTGGCCTGCACCGCCAGCATTTCCGTCTCCATCCTTTCGGCCGCCCGCAAAAAGGCTTCGCCCTCGGCGGTGAGATCGCAGCCGTTGGTGCGGCGGATGAGGAGGCGGGTCTTCAGCGCCTCTTCCAGCGCGCTGACGCGGCGGCTCAGCGTGGCGTGGTTGACGCCGAGGCGGCGGGAGGCGGCGAGAATCTGGCCGGTGCGGGCCACGGCGAGGAACATGCGCGCGTCGTCCCAGTTCATGGATGCCTCCGGCTTTAATTTTTGCACAACGGTTCCTTACAGGAGGCGATTGTGTTGTGCAAATTGTAGTGCGATGATCCCCGCATAACCACGGAGGACTCCCCCAATGTACCAGATCGGCCATTTCATTCACGGCAAGCAGGTTCCCGGCTCCAGCGGCCGCACCGCGAATGTCTACAACCCGGCGACGGGCGAAGTTCAGGCGCAGGTCGCGCTCGCCAACGATGCCGATCTGCAGGCTGCCATCGACAGCGCCAAGTCTGCCCAGCCGAAGTGGGCCGCCACCAACCCGCAGCGCCGCGCCCGCGTCTTCATGAAGTTCGTCGAGCTTCTGAACAAGCACATGGACGAACTCGCCGTGCTGGTCTCGCGTGAACACGGCAAGACGGTGGAAGACTCCAAGGGTGACGTCATCCGTGGCCTCGAAGTCTGCGAATTCGTCATCGGCATCCCGCATCTCTCCAAGAGCGAGTTCACCGAAGGTGCCGGCCCGGGCATCGACATGTACTCGATCCGCCAGCCGGTCGGCATCGGCGCGGGCATCACGCCGTTCAACTTCCCGGGCATGATTCCGATGTGGATGTTCGCCCCGGCCATCGCCTGCGGCAACGCCTTCATCCTCAAGCCTTCCGAGCGCGATCCGTCGCTCCCGATCCGCCTTGCCGAACTGATGATCGAGGCCGGTCTGCCGGCGGGCATCCTCAACGTCGTCAACGGCGACAAGGGTGCCGTCGACGGCATCCTGGCGCATCCGGATGTCGCCGCCGTTTCCTTCGTCGGCTCCACGCCGATCGCCCGCTACGTCTATGGCACGGCCGCCGCCAACGGCAAGCGCGCCCAGTGCTTCGGCGGCGCCAAGAACCACATGATCATCATGCCCGACGCCGACCTCGACCAGGCCTGCAATGCCCTGATGGGTGCCGGCTACGGCTCGGCCGGCGAGCGCTGCATGGCGATCTCCGTCGCTGTTCCGGTTGGCGAAGAGACGGCGAACCGCCTGATCGAAAAGCTGACGCCGATGATCGAGAGCCTGCGCATCGGCCCGTACACGGACGAGAAGGCCGACATGGGCCCGGTTGTCACCAAGGAAGCCCAGGCCCGCATCCTCAGCCTCATCGACAAGGGCGTGGAAGAAGGCGCGAACCTCGTCGTCGACGGCCGCGGCTTCAAGCTGCAGGGCTATGAGGATGGCTACTTCGTCGGTGGCTGCCTGTTCGACAACGTCACGCCGGACATGGATATCTACAAGACCGAGATCTTCGGCCCGGTCCTCTCCGTCGTTCGCGCCAAGAACTACGAGGAAGCCCTCGACCTGCCGATGAAGCACGAATACGGCAACGGCGTCGCGATCTTCACCCGTGACGGCGACGCGGCCCGCGACTTCGCCAGCCGCATCAACATCGGCATGGTCGGCGTCAACGTTCCGATCCCGGTTCCGCTCGCCTATCACTCCTTCGGCGGCTGGAAGGCCTCGGCCTTCGGCGACCTCAACCAGCACGGCATCGACTCCATCAAGTTCTGGACCCGCACCAAGACCGTGACGAGCCGTTGGCCGTCCGGCATCAAGGATGGCGCGGAGTTCTCCATCCCGACGATGAAGTGATCCATTTGGATTGATTGTGAAAAGGGCTTCCTCACGGAAGCCCTTTTTGCATTGCGGTTTTTTGTGCCGTGCGAAGAATAGGTCGCAGGCGCGGCCCGTTACCCCCGTGTTCAAGTTTTGAAGGGGGCAGACATGTCATTGGAAGGATCGCCGCAACCCGCAGGACAGGCGGGTGGCTTCCACCGTATCGAGTTTACCGGCAAGGCATCGGAATATTTCGGCATCTGGATCGTCAACGTGCTGCTGACGATCGTCACGCTCGGCATCTATTCGGCCTGGGCGAAGGTGCGCCGCAACCGGTATTTCTACGGCAATACCGTGCTGCTCGGCCGGTCCTTCGAGTATCATGCGCGAGGATTGCAGATCCTCATCGGCCGCCTCATCGTTCTCGTCGCTTTCGTCGTGCTCAACGTCGTCGCGGCGGTCGTGCCGGTGCTGGCGCTGCTGCCGACCATCGCCATCCTCATCGCCCTGCCGTGGCTGGTGGCAAAGGGCCTGCGCTTCAGCGCCCGCGTGACGAGCTATCGCAATGTGCGCTTCGATTTCGTCGGCGGCCCGGGCGGTGCCTTCAAGGCCTTCATCCTCGGCGGCCTGCTTTCCGTCGTCACGCTCGGCATCCTGACGCCGCTCGCCAGCCGCTGGGCGGCGCGCTATCTCGGTCAGAACCTGCGCTATGGCGGCAGGACATTCGAGACCGATCCCAGGCTCGGGGCGCTCTATAAATCCTGGCTCGTTTCCTTCCTCATCGCGCTCGTCGGCCTCGGCGTCATCGCGCTTCTCGTCATGGCCAACTTCTCGCGCATCGTGCCGATGATCGAGACGCCCGGTTCGCTGACGCCCGAGGAGCAGATCCCGCTGATCGCCAGCATGGTCATCGGCTACATCGTTATCTTCGCGACCTTCGGCATTGCCGGCCTGTTCTACCGGGCGGGCGTACGCAACGCCACCTGGTCCACGACGCTCTTTGACGGCCGGCACCGGCTGCTGAGCGACGTCTCGCGCAGCCGCTACACCTGGATCGCCATTTCCAACGTACTGGTGACGATCTTCACCTTCGGCCTCATGCGGCCCTGGGCTGCGGTGCGCATGGCCCGCTATACGTGGCAGCATACAGGCGTTACCTTTGCCGGCGACGTCGGCGAGCTGTTCAGCAGGATTGAGGAGCAAGGCTCGGCGGTCGGCGCGGAATTCATGGACTTCGAAGGGTTCGACTTTGGCTTCTGACAATGCCGCCATCGCCGGCGGGGAATGGCATCCTCCCGGCTCCAGCCGCTCGGTGGAAGCCCGGCTCGTGGAGCGGGGCGGAGAAATCGCCGCGGTGCCGGCCGGGGGCGACAAGCCGCTGGCCGGGGCGGGGCTTTCCTGGGTGGAGGTTTCGGGCCGCGTCGGATCCATCCCCCGCCGGGTGACCTTCCCGGACGGCTCGATCTTCGAGACCTGGGACAATGACGGCATCGATCGCTACCTTGCGGCGCGGGGCAGGGGCGGCGCCGGCCTCGTGCACTGGCTGGAGCAGTTCCGCCTGCGCCTCGTCGTCATCGTGCTTGTCGCCTTTGCGCTCGGCGGCGCGGTCTATCGCTGGGGCGTTCCGGCGCTGGTGGAGGTCGCCGTCTGGACGACGCCGCCGATCGTGCCGGAGCTGATGGGGGAGGGCACGCTGCAGGCGCTCGACAAGACGGCCTTCTCGCCGAGCACGTTGCCCGATGCCCGCCGCAAGGAGATCGCCGACGGCTTTGCGCGGATCGCCGCCTTGTCGCCGCGCGGAGCCGCGGCCTACACCCTCAATTTCCGCGATGGCGGCATCATCGGTCCCAATGCCTTCGCCTTGCCGGACGGCTCGCTCGTCGTCACCGACCAGCTCGTCGAGATGGCGGGCGGCGATACGGAGATGATCATCGGCGTGCTGGCGCACGAGATCGGCCATGTCGAACTGGATCATAGCCTGCGGCAATTCTACCGGGCCGCCGGCATGACCGGCCTCATCATGCTGATCGCCGGTGACGTCGGCTCGGCAGTCGAGGACGTGCTGGTGCAGGGCGGCGGCCTTCTGGCGCTGTCCTATTCGCGCGAGGCGGAGACGGAGGCGGACCGGCGCTCGGTCGAGCTGATGGCCAGGGCCGGCTACGATCCTGCCGCCATCGCCCGGTTCTTCACGCTCATCGAGGAAAAGCTCGGCGACACCTCGGATGCCGATATCCTCTCCACCCACCCCGGCACCCCGCAGCGCAAGAAGGATATCGTCGACTACGCCCGGATCGTCTCCGGCCAGTCGGACCCGGAGCTGCAATAGAAACGAAAACGGCGGCCGAGGGCCGCCGTTTCCTGTCTCGTCCCGAAAAGCCGGGGCTTACTGCGCGGGGCCGTCGTTGTAGCCGACCTTGTCGACCAGCTCGGAAGCCTTCTTGCGGTTGGCGGCGATATCGACCAGCGGCAGCGGATCCGGCTTCAGCGTGCCGAAGGACTTCACGACTTCGGACGGCTCGGCGCCAGGCAGGACCGGGTACTCGTAGACCTGCTCGGCATAGATCTTCTGCGCGGTGCCTTCCGACAGGAATTCCATCAGCTTCAGCGCGTTTTCCTTGTTCGGGGCGTTTTTGGCGAGCGCCATGCCGGAAACGTTGACATGCGAGCCGCGGTCGTTGGTGTTCGGGAAGAGCACCTTGATGGCCGCCGCCCATTCCTTCTGCTCGGGCTCCTTCTCGTTGGTCATCATGAGACCGACATAGTAGGAATTGCCGAGCGCCAGGTCGCATTCGCCGGCGAGGATCGCCTTGGCCTGGTCGCGGTCGCCGCCGTCGGGCTTGCGGGCGAGGTTGTTCTTCAGGCCCGTCAGCCACTTCTCGGCCTCGGCTTCGCCGTGGTGGGCGATCATCGAGGCGATCAGGCCAATATTGTAGGAGTGCTGGCCGTCACGGGTGCAGATCTTGCCCTTCCACTTCGGGTCAGCAAGCTCCTCATAGGTGATCTCGTTCTGCGCGACGCGGTCTTTCGAGGCATAGACGACGCGCGAGCGGGTGGTGAGGCCGAACCAGTCGCCATCGGGATCGCGGTAGGCGGCCGGGATGTCCTTGTTGATGACGTCGCTCTTGACCTGCTGCGTGACGCCGCCTTCCTTGGCTTCCGTCAGGCGGGCGATGTCGACCGTCAGGATGACGTCGGCCGGCGAGTTCGCGCCTTCCGCCTGGATGCGCTCGACGAGGCCCTTGTCGAGGAAGAGCACATTGGTGGTGATGCCGGTTTCCTTGGTGAATTCATCGAGCAGCGGCTTGATCAGGTCCGGCTGGCGATAGGAGTAGATGTTGACTTCGCCGTCCGCATGCGCGGGGGCGGCCAGGGCAAGGCCGGCGGTCGAAAGGGCAAGGGCGGCGAGGGAAGTCTGGAGCAGTCGCATCGGGTCCTCCTGGGGGGAATTTATTCTTTACTGCTAAAGTCTTCTTTAGCGCCTTGCCCCCCGCAGTCAATCATGCGACCACTCGCATAACATGAATGTGATTTTCCGCTTTTTGGAATTGTTCTAAACCGCGATCTGCCCTATATGTGATGTCACTTCAAAACCGGATTCGGAGTTTCCCATGCGTCTGACGAAGCAAACCAACTATGCCGTGCGCATGTTGATGTACTGCGCGGCGAACGGGGAGAAGCTCAGCCGCATTCCGGAAATCGCGCGGGCCTACGGCGTTTCGGAACTGTTCCTGTTCAAGATTCTCCAGCCGCTCACCAGGGCCGGGATCATCGAGACCGTACGCGGCCGCAACGGCGGCGTGCGCCTGCCCAGGTCGGCGACGGAGATCACGCTGTTCGACGTGGTGCGGGTGACGGAAGATTCCTTCGCGATGGCGGAATGTTTCGAGGCGGGCGAGATTGAATGCCCGCTCGTCGATAGCTGTGGTTTGAACGCCGCGCTGCGCAAGGCGCTGAACGCCTTCTTCGAGGTGTTGCAGCAATATACGATCGACGATCTCGTCAAGGCGCGTCCGCAGATCGGCATGCTGCTTGGCCTGGAAAACGCCGTGGCCCGCCAGCCGGCGGCTTGACGCCGGCTTTTCCCTTGGTGATGGCGGCTTGACGCCAGCTTTTTCCTGGAATGACGCCGGCTGCCTCAGATGCCGGCGCCGACGTCGCGCCCGACATATTCCCGCAGGATGAATTCGATGGCCGTCGGGTCCAGTTCCGCCTTGTCGATGCGGAAGTCGACGCCGTAATCGTCGATCTTCTGGAAATAGGCGTCGCTGATCGACGAGGAGATCACGCCGATCGGCCCGATATAGCCGGCACGGCGCAGCTCCGGCACGGTTTCCCGGAAATCCGCCTGCGGCTGGAGCCGGTTATCCATCAGGATCATGTCGAGCGGCGGGCCGGACGCGCGGATGAAGCCGAGCGCGTCGTCCACGGTCTCCACATAATGAAGCGTGATCGCATAGCTTGCGACCTTGCGCATCAGTGCGCCGAGGATGATGTTTTCGGTGGGGTCGTCGTCGACGAGCAGGATATGCACTGTTGCTGTCATGGTAGCCGGTAAACCTGCTGTATCGGAGAGGCGTCAGCCTCGAAAGCCGCGCTTACTGTCATCCAGCCCGCGCCTGTTAACAAGTCCCTAACTCTACCTATCCGCAACGCACGGACCTGTTTTGCGCGTTACTGGATGATCTGCTCGCGTATGGCCTTGGCGACCATCTGCGTGCGGTTGACCACGTCGAGTTTCTTGAGGATCGTCGCCGTATGCGAGTTCACGGTATGCTCGGATACGGAAACGATGAGCGCGATCTCGCTCGCCGTCTTGCCGTAGGAGATCCAGCGCAGGATTTCCGTTTCGCGCGGCGTCAGCCCCATGCCCGCCTTGTTGGCGGGGACCTGGCGGTGGAAATAGTCGAAGGCGCAATTGGCCTCGTAGCAGACCTTGAAATGCTCGGTGCTACCGATATCCGTGCCGTCGCCGAGGAAGAGCACGATATAGCGCGTGCCGTTGACCGCGTGCACCGGAACGGCGAGCGCCATGTCGAAGCCGACCTGCTCGAGAAAGTCGGCGCCTTGCGCCGCGCCGTTCTGCAGGCGGTCGCCGGTGCGCCAGACGGTGGAGATCGTCGATCGGTAGAAGCTCTTGAAGAGGGCGCTGTCGTTGAGGCGATGGCGCTTGTCGTAGGTTTCGGCGAGGCCCGCCGGCAGGTCGTGCAGCATCAGGCGGCCGGCAAGCGTGCTCGGCTCGTGCTCGTTCGCCAGTTGAAGCACGCCGAAATGCTCGAAGCCGTAGCGTAGCGCCATCGTGTGGAAGATACGGAAGAAATCGACGCGATTGAGGGCTTTCTCAAGATCGCCTTCGAAACCGTATCTTCGGAAATGTCCGTTCAGTGTAGTCACGTGGCGCCTACCCCCTAGATTCCACGCAATACAATCTAGCGCCGCAATCCAAGGAGGCAAAGGGTTTTACGGGGCAATTTCGCAAGGGTATGGGTGTCTTTCGATGGGCGTATCTGTAACATACTGATAAGAAAAGGGAATGTTAAACGCGGTTATCGTTTTTCCACTGTCCCGGCCCAAGGGACGCGGCTGTCTGGCGCGCCGGTTTGAAGCAATTTTACCGGCATTCCCAATGCTGTGGAGAATAGTGTTGCGT
This DNA window, taken from Shinella zoogloeoides, encodes the following:
- a CDS encoding CoA-acylating methylmalonate-semialdehyde dehydrogenase: MYQIGHFIHGKQVPGSSGRTANVYNPATGEVQAQVALANDADLQAAIDSAKSAQPKWAATNPQRRARVFMKFVELLNKHMDELAVLVSREHGKTVEDSKGDVIRGLEVCEFVIGIPHLSKSEFTEGAGPGIDMYSIRQPVGIGAGITPFNFPGMIPMWMFAPAIACGNAFILKPSERDPSLPIRLAELMIEAGLPAGILNVVNGDKGAVDGILAHPDVAAVSFVGSTPIARYVYGTAAANGKRAQCFGGAKNHMIIMPDADLDQACNALMGAGYGSAGERCMAISVAVPVGEETANRLIEKLTPMIESLRIGPYTDEKADMGPVVTKEAQARILSLIDKGVEEGANLVVDGRGFKLQGYEDGYFVGGCLFDNVTPDMDIYKTEIFGPVLSVVRAKNYEEALDLPMKHEYGNGVAIFTRDGDAARDFASRINIGMVGVNVPIPVPLAYHSFGGWKASAFGDLNQHGIDSIKFWTRTKTVTSRWPSGIKDGAEFSIPTMK
- a CDS encoding YjgN family protein, with the translated sequence MSLEGSPQPAGQAGGFHRIEFTGKASEYFGIWIVNVLLTIVTLGIYSAWAKVRRNRYFYGNTVLLGRSFEYHARGLQILIGRLIVLVAFVVLNVVAAVVPVLALLPTIAILIALPWLVAKGLRFSARVTSYRNVRFDFVGGPGGAFKAFILGGLLSVVTLGILTPLASRWAARYLGQNLRYGGRTFETDPRLGALYKSWLVSFLIALVGLGVIALLVMANFSRIVPMIETPGSLTPEEQIPLIASMVIGYIVIFATFGIAGLFYRAGVRNATWSTTLFDGRHRLLSDVSRSRYTWIAISNVLVTIFTFGLMRPWAAVRMARYTWQHTGVTFAGDVGELFSRIEEQGSAVGAEFMDFEGFDFGF
- a CDS encoding M48 family metallopeptidase is translated as MASDNAAIAGGEWHPPGSSRSVEARLVERGGEIAAVPAGGDKPLAGAGLSWVEVSGRVGSIPRRVTFPDGSIFETWDNDGIDRYLAARGRGGAGLVHWLEQFRLRLVVIVLVAFALGGAVYRWGVPALVEVAVWTTPPIVPELMGEGTLQALDKTAFSPSTLPDARRKEIADGFARIAALSPRGAAAYTLNFRDGGIIGPNAFALPDGSLVVTDQLVEMAGGDTEMIIGVLAHEIGHVELDHSLRQFYRAAGMTGLIMLIAGDVGSAVEDVLVQGGGLLALSYSREAETEADRRSVELMARAGYDPAAIARFFTLIEEKLGDTSDADILSTHPGTPQRKKDIVDYARIVSGQSDPELQ
- a CDS encoding Fe(3+) ABC transporter substrate-binding protein, which produces MRLLQTSLAALALSTAGLALAAPAHADGEVNIYSYRQPDLIKPLLDEFTKETGITTNVLFLDKGLVERIQAEGANSPADVILTVDIARLTEAKEGGVTQQVKSDVINKDIPAAYRDPDGDWFGLTTRSRVVYASKDRVAQNEITYEELADPKWKGKICTRDGQHSYNIGLIASMIAHHGEAEAEKWLTGLKNNLARKPDGGDRDQAKAILAGECDLALGNSYYVGLMMTNEKEPEQKEWAAAIKVLFPNTNDRGSHVNVSGMALAKNAPNKENALKLMEFLSEGTAQKIYAEQVYEYPVLPGAEPSEVVKSFGTLKPDPLPLVDIAANRKKASELVDKVGYNDGPAQ
- the rirA gene encoding iron-responsive transcriptional regulator RirA, coding for MRLTKQTNYAVRMLMYCAANGEKLSRIPEIARAYGVSELFLFKILQPLTRAGIIETVRGRNGGVRLPRSATEITLFDVVRVTEDSFAMAECFEAGEIECPLVDSCGLNAALRKALNAFFEVLQQYTIDDLVKARPQIGMLLGLENAVARQPAA
- a CDS encoding response regulator, whose amino-acid sequence is MTATVHILLVDDDPTENIILGALMRKVASYAITLHYVETVDDALGFIRASGPPLDMILMDNRLQPQADFRETVPELRRAGYIGPIGVISSSISDAYFQKIDDYGVDFRIDKAELDPTAIEFILREYVGRDVGAGI
- a CDS encoding helix-turn-helix transcriptional regulator; amino-acid sequence: MTTLNGHFRRYGFEGDLEKALNRVDFFRIFHTMALRYGFEHFGVLQLANEHEPSTLAGRLMLHDLPAGLAETYDKRHRLNDSALFKSFYRSTISTVWRTGDRLQNGAAQGADFLEQVGFDMALAVPVHAVNGTRYIVLFLGDGTDIGSTEHFKVCYEANCAFDYFHRQVPANKAGMGLTPRETEILRWISYGKTASEIALIVSVSEHTVNSHTATILKKLDVVNRTQMVAKAIREQIIQ